Proteins from a genomic interval of Xylocopa sonorina isolate GNS202 chromosome 4, iyXylSono1_principal, whole genome shotgun sequence:
- the Zip gene encoding myosin heavy chain 10 isoform X2, translated as MADVDSRVDHSDPELRFLSVDRNNFNDPATQAEWTQKKLVWVPHETQGFVAAGIKGERGDEVEVEIAETGKRVLVAKDDIQKMNPPKFDKVEDMAELTCLNEASVLHNLKDRYYSGLIYTYSGLFCVVVNPYKRLPIYTEKIMERYKGIKRHEVPPHVFAITDTAYRSMLQDREDQSILCTGESGAGKTENTKKVIQYLAYVAASKPKSNATPSPALIIGELEQQLLQANPILEAFGNAKTVKNDNSSRFGKFIRINFDASGYIAGANIETYLLEKSRAIRQAKDERTFHIFYQLLAGASPDQKKEFILEDPKHYPFLSNGALPVPGVDDSAEFFSTVKSMHIMGMTNEDFSSIFRIVSAVMLFGSMQFRQERNSDQATLPDNTVAQKISHLLGLSVTEMTKAFLKPRIKVGRDFVTKAQTKEQVEFAVEAISKACYERMFRWLVNRINRSLDRTKRQGASFIGILDMAGFEIFELNSFEQLCINYTNEKLQQLFNHTMFILEQEEYQREGIEWKFIDFGLDLQPTIDLIDKPMGIMALLDEECWFPKATDKTFVEKLVGAHSVHPKFMKTDFRGVADFAIIHYAGKVDYSAAKWLMKNMDPLNENVVSLLQNSQDPFVCHIWKDAEIVGMAQQALTDTQFGARTRKGMFRTVSQLYKEQLAKLMVTLRNTNPNFVRCIIPNHEKKAGKIDAPLVLDQLRCNGVLEGIRICRQGFPNRIPFQEFRQRYELLTPNAIPKGFMDGKKACEKMIQALELDPNLYRVGQSKIFFRAGVLAHLEEERDYKITDIIVNFQAFCRGFLARRNYQKRLQQLNAIRIIQRNCAAYLKLRNWQWWRLYTKVKPLLEVTKQEEKLTQKEDELKQVRDKLESQLHSAQEYERKYQQAMEEKTMLAEQLQAEVELCAEAEEMRARLAARKQELEEILHDLEARIEEEEERSAALTQEKKKLQLNISDLEEQLEEEEAARQKLQLEKVQCDAKIKKLEEDLALSDDTNQKLLKEKKILEERANDLSQTLAEEEEKAKHLSKLKAKHEATIADLEERLLKDHQQRQEVDRSKRKIETEVSDLKEQLTERKTQVEELQLQLGKREEELNQVMAKMDEEGAAKAQAQKALRELESQLAELQEDLEAEKAARGKAEKLKRDLNEELEALKNELLDSLDTTAAQQELRSKREQELATLKKNLEEETSVHEATLADMRHKHTQELTALNEQMDALKKTKSVLEKAKATLEAENADLATELRSIGASRQESDRRRKQAEQQLAEVNAKLAEVERNRQELVERVTKLQQESESIMQQLEAAELKASAALKASATCESQFTELQQQLEEETRQKLALSSKLRALESEKESLHDQLEEEEEAKRALDKQVLGLNVQLAEAKKRAEEEGEAAAALEEARKRCMKDIEALQRQVEELQAANDKLDKSKKKVQAELEDSIIELEAQRAKVLELEKKQKNFDKVLAEEKAVSEQYAEQRDAAEREAREKETRVLSLTRELDEMNEKVEELERVRRGLQSELDELVNNQGTADKNVHELEKAKRALESQLAEQRSQVEELEDELQFTEDAKLRLEVNMQALRAQFERDLQTKEEQAEEKRRGLVKQLRDLEAELEDERKQRAAAIAQRKKMEADYKDIEQQLEMHNKVKEDALKQLKKLQAQIKDCTRETEEARAARDELAASAKETERKVKSLEADLMQLTEDYASSERARRAAENERDELQEELNNNANKCTLMLDEKRRLEARIATLEEELEEEQSNAELLMDRARKAQITIEQLTNDLTTERSTTQKLESHKLLLERQNKELKAKLTELETAQRAKTKATIQQLESKINNLDEQLETEAKERFAQQKINRKLEKKLKELSLQLEDERRNSDQYKEQAEKVNARMKVLKRQLDEAEEEISRHKAMKRKAQREMDDMLESQEELTREVANLKNKLRRGGPPISLSTTRLKRGSVQTGGSGDDSTTQDESIDGNP; from the exons ATGGCGGACGTTGACTCGAGGGTGGATCATTCAGATCCCGAATTGCGGTTCCTTTCCGTTGACAGGAATAATTTCAATGATCCTGCAACTCAAGCGGAATGGACGCAGAAAAAATTGGTTTGGGTACCCCACGAGACCCAGGGTTTCGTTGCTGCTGGGATAAAGGGTGAACGGGGTGACGAGGTTGAGGTGGAGATCGCCGAAACTGGGAAACGGGTCCTTGTCGCGAAAGATGATATCCAGAAGATGAATCCACCTAAATTCGATAAGGTCGAAGACATGGCCGAATTAACGTGCCTGAACGAAGCTTCTGTACTGCATAACCTCAAAGACAGATATTACTCGGGCCTGATTTAC ACATACTCAGGGCTGTTCTGCGTGGTGGTGAATCCATACAAGAGGCTGCCAATTTACACGGAGAAGATAATGGAGAGATATAAGGGTATTAAGAGACACGAGGTTCCACCCCATGTTTTTGCCATTACGGACACTGCATATCGTTCCATGCTCCAAG ATCGCGAGGACCAGTCAATTTTGTGCACCGGTGAATCCGGCGCCGGTAAAACTGAAAACACGAAGAAAGTGATTCAATACTTGGCGTACGTCGCTGCCTCGAAGCCGAAATCGAATGCG ACACCAAGTCCGGCTTTAATCATA GGTGAATTGGAACAGCAACTCTTGCAAGCGAATCCAATTTTGGAAGCCTTCGGGAatgcaaagacagtaaagaaCGACAACTCATCTCGATTC GGGAAATTTATCCGGATAAACTTCGACGCGTCCGGTTACATTGCCGGCGCCAATATAGAAACTTACCTTTTGGAAAAATCAAGAGCCATTCGACAAGCGAAAGACGAAAGGACCTTCCACATATTCTATCAGCTTTTGGCTGGCGCCTCTCCCGATCAAAAGA AGGAATTCATCTTGGAGGATCCGAAACACTATCCATTCCTTTCCAATGGCGCATTACCAGTTCCAGGAGTGGACGATTCAGCCGAGTTCTTCTCAACCGTAAAGTCCATGCATATCATGGGCATGACAAACGAGGACTTCTCTTCCATCTTCCGTATCGTATCTGCTGTAATGCTTTTCGGCTCGATGCAGTTCCGTCAGGAAAGAAACTCGGATCAAGCCACGTTGCCCGACAACACTGTCGCTCAGAAAATTTCACATTTATTAGGGCTTAGCGTAACGGAAATGACGAAGGCATTTTTGAAACCGAGGATCAAAGTCGGCAGAGACTTCGTAACGAAAGCACAGACGAAGGAGCAAGTTGAATTCGCGGTAGAAGCGATTTCGAAGGCCTGCTACGAGAGAATGTTCAGATGGCTTGTGAACAGAATTAATAGGTCGTTGGACAGAACGAAAAGGCAAGGCGCAAGTTTTATCGGTATCTTGGATATGGCTGGTTTTGAAATATTCGAACTGAATAGTTTCGAGCAACTTTGCATCAATTATACAAACGAGAAATTACAACAGTTATTCAATCATACCATGTTCATTTTGGAACAAGAGGAGTATCAAAGAGAAGGGATCGAGTGGAAGTTTATCGACTTTGGATTAGATTTACAACCGACTATTGATTTGATTGATAAACCAATGG GTATCATGGCGCTACTGGACGAAGAGTGTTGGTTTCCTAAAGCAACAGATAAAACATTCGTTGAAAAACTAGTAGGTGCCCACAGCGTGCACCCGAAATTCATGAAAACAGACTTCAGAGGTGTCGCAGACTTTGCTATTATACATTACGCTGGAAAAGTTGATTATTCAGCGGCTAAGTGGTTAATGAAGAATATGGATCCTCTGAACGAAAATGTCGTTAGTCTCCTGCAAAATTCACAAGATCCCTTCGTTTGTCATATTTGGAAAGACGCGGAAATTGTTGGAATGGCTCAACAGGCGTTGACCGACACGCAATTTGGCGCGAGAACAAGAAAAGGCATGTTTAGGACGGTTTCTCAATTATACAAGGAACAATTGGCGAAATTAATGGTCACTCTTAGAAATACTAATCCGAATTTCGTAAGATGTATCATTCCGAATCACGAGAAGAAAGCTGGAAAAATCGATGCCCCGTTGGTATTGGACCAACTAAGATGTAACGGAGTTCTAGAAGGAATTCGAATTTGTCGTCAAGGTTTTCCGAATAGAATTCCATTCCAAGAGTTTAGGCAAAGATATGAACTTTTGACACCGAATGCTATTCCCAAGGGGTTCATGGACGGTAAAAAAGCTTGCGAGAAGATG ATTCAAGCTCTTGAACTTGATCCCAATCTTTATCGCGTTGGACAATCAAAGATTTTCTTCCGTGCTGGAGTCTTGGCCCACCTTGAAGAGGAACGTGATTATAAAATTACCGATATAATTGTTAACTTCCAAGCGTTCTGTCGTGGTTTCCTTGCACGTAGGAACTACCAAAAGCGTTTGCAACAGTTAAATGCTATTAGAATCATACAGAGAAATTGTGCGGCCTATTTGAAGCTTCGAAATTGGCAATGGTGGCGTCTGTATACTAAGGTAAAACCGCTTCTAGAAGTAACTAAACAAGAGGAGAAATTAACGCAAAAAGAAGACGAATTGAAGCAAGTGCGGGACAAGTTGGAGTCACAATTACATTCTGCGCAAGAATACGAACGGAAATATCAACAGGCTATGGAAGAGAAAACTATGCTGGCGGAGCAATTGCAGGCCGAAGTTGAATTATGCGCGGAAGCGGAGGAAATGCGTGCAAGGTTAGCCGCGAGGAAGCAAGAATTGGAAGAGATTCTTCACGATTTGGAGGCAAGGatcgaagaagaggaagaaagaagcgCTGCGTTAACTCAAGAGAAAAAGAAGTTACAACTGAATATAAGCGACCTCGAAGAGCAATTGGAGGAGGAGGAAGCTGCTAGACAAAAATTGCAGTTGGAGAAAGTACAGTGCGACGCGAAAATTAAAAAGCTCGAGGAAGATCTCGCGCTTTCTGACGATACGAATCAGAAATTATTGAAGGAGAAGAAAATCCTTGAAGAAAGAGCGAATGATTTATCGCAGACACTTGCCGAGGAAGAAGAGAAGGCCAAGCATTTATCGAAATTAAAAGCAAAACACGAGGCAACGATTGCAGATCTTGAGGAAAGATTGTTAAAAGATCACCAGCAGAGGCAAGAAGTAGACAGGTCAAAGAGGAAAATAGAAACTGAGGTTTCGGATTTGAAAGAACAACTTACAGAGAGAAAGACACAG GTGGAAGAACTTCAACTGCAACTTGGCAAACGCGAGGAAGAACTAAATCAAGTAATGGCAAAAATGGATGAAGAGGGGGCAGCGAAGGCTCAAGCTCAAAAGGCTCTCCGTGAATTGGAGTCTCAACTAGCTGAACTTCAGGAAGATTTAGAAGCTGAGAAAGCTGCCAGAGGAAAAGCAGAAAAATTGAAACGTGATCTGAATGAGGAATTGGAGGCGCTGAAGAACGAATTGTTAGATTCTTTAGATACAACTGCCGCGCAACAGGAATTGAGAAGCAAACGAGAACAGGAATTGGCAACGTTGAAAAAGAACCTGGAAGAAGAGACATCGGTGCACGAAGCAACATTGGCCGACATGCGCCACAAGCATACTCAGGAATTGACCGCTTTGAACGAACAGATGGATGCATTGAAGAAAACTAAATCTGTTTTAGAGAAGGCAAAGGCAACTTTGGAGGCGGAAAATGCCGATCTGGCTACGGAACTTAGGTCTATCGGTGCCAGCAGACAAGAATCGGATAGAAGAAGGAAACAGGCTGAACAGCAATTAGCTGAAGTAAACGCAAAGCTCGCAGAAGTCGAAAGGAACAGACAGGAATTGGTAGAACGAGTAACAAAATTACAGCAAGAATCGGAGAGTATCATGCAACAATTAGAAGCTGCAGAGTTGAAAGCATCCGCAGCCTTGAAAGCTTCAGCAACTTGCGAATCTCAGTTTACAGAACTTCAGCAACAACTTGAAGAAGAAACTAGGCAAAAGTTAGCACTGAGTTCGAAATTGCGGGCGCTAGAAAGTGAAAAGGAGAGTTTACACGATCAAttagaagaggaggaagaagcaAAGAGAGCTTTAGATAAACAG GTTCTAGGCTTAAATGTACAACTGGCTGAAGCGAAAAAGAGAGCCGAGGAAGAAGGTGAAGCTGCTGCGGCATTAGAAGAGGCGAGAAAGAGGTGCATGAAAGATATCGAAGCACTTCAAAGACAAGTTGAAGAACTGCAAGCTGCTAACGATAAACTAGATAAGTCGAAAAAGAAAGTTCAAGCTGAATTAGAAGATAGTATTATCGAGCTTGAAGCGCAACGAGCAAAGGTGCTGGAATTGGAGAAAAAACAGAAGAATTTCGACAAG GTGCTGGCCGAGGAGAAAGCAGTTTCCGAGCAATATGCAGAGCAACGCGATGCCGCTGAAAGAGAGGCCCGAGAGAAAGAAACTCGTGTATTATCCTTAACTCGTGAACTGGACGAAATGAACGAGAAAGTCGAAGAACTCGAGCGAGTGCGCCGTGGTCTCCAATCGGAGCTCGACGAGCTTGTAAATAATCAAGGAACAGCGGATAAGAATGTGCACGAACTTGAAAAGGCGAAACGCGCGCTCGAGTCCCAGTTAGCGGAACAACGTTCTCAGGTAGAAGAACTCGAGGATGAGTTACAGTTCACAGAggatgcgaaattgcgtttaGAGGTGAACATGCAAGCTCTAAGGGCTCAGTTCGAACGAGATTTACAAACCAAAGAAGAACAGGCTGAGGAGAAACGAAGGGGATTGGTGAAGCAATTACGCGACCTCGAAGCGGAATTAGAAGATGAACGGAAACAAAGGGCTGCAGCTATTGCGCAACGTAAAAAGATGGAGGCGGATTACAAAGACATCGAGCAGCAATTGGAAATGCACAATAAGGTGAAAGAGGACGCCCTCAAGCAATTGAAGAAGCTTCAAGCCCAGATAAAGGATTGTACCAGAGAAACCGAGGAAGCCAGAGCTGCCAGGGATGAACTTGCCGCGAGCGCTAAAGAAACTGAGAGGAAGGTGAAAAGCTTGGAAGCGGATTTAATGCAGTTAACGGAGGACTATGCTAGTAGTGAACGAGCTAGACGAGCTGCTGAGAACGAAAGAGACGAATTACAAGAGGAGCTGAACAATAACGCTAATAAGTGTACACTGATGCTGGACGAGAAACGTAGACTGGAAGCTAGAATAGCAACGTTAGAAGAAGAATTGGAAGAGGAACAGTCGAACGCGGAGTTGTTAATGGACAGAGCGAGAAAGGCTCAGATAACTATCGAACAGTTGACAAACGATTTAACAACCGAAAGATCAACGACACAGAAATTGGAGTCGCACAAACTGTTATTGGAGAGACAGAACAAGGAGCTGAAGGCGAAACTTACTGAATTAGAAACAGCTCAAAGGGCGAAGACCAAAGCTACCATTCAGCAATTGGAATCGAAGATAAATAATCTTGATGAACAATTGGAAACCGAGGCGAAGGAGAGATTTGCACAGCAGAAGATCAACAGGAAATTGGAGAAAAAACTAAAGGAGCTGAGCCTGCAATTGGAAGACGAGAGGAGAAACTCGGACCAATACAAAGAACAAGCCGAGAAAGTAAACGCAAGAATGAAGGTTTTGAAGAGACAGCTCGACGAAGCCGAAGAAGAGATTAGTAGGCATAAGGCGATGAAGAGGAAAGCACAGAGGGAAATGGATGATATGCTCGAATCTCAAGAAGAACTGACCAGGGAGGTTGCAAATCTTAAAAATAAATTAAG ACGAGGTGGACCCCCGATAAGCCTTAGCACGACGCGTCTGAAACGCGGATCCGTTCAAACCGGAGGCTCCGGCGATGATTCGACAACGCAGGACGAAAGCATCGATG GAAACCCATAA